A genomic window from Scomber scombrus chromosome 18, fScoSco1.1, whole genome shotgun sequence includes:
- the tlcd4b gene encoding TLC domain-containing protein 4-B: METRELTVVAGSFVGFQLLFSVASPLLSSATSQGYGRLPPTKLTEWNSRLVSTVHALIVGLFCLYILWFDDEVNANPVWGEPGLVKLNVAITCGYLLYDLVLLACNWSTMGDSFFVCHHLAALYAYGYVLTRGVLPYFANFRLISELSTPFVNQRWFYEALKYPRSHRLVVLNGIAMAVVFFLVRIAVMPSYWASVFATFGTQDFERLGLGAQVAWITSCIALDVLNTIWMYKITKGCYKVITGKGGRKVKEGAEASPSSDKTKHINNHTD; the protein is encoded by the exons ATGGAGACGAGAGAGTTGACCGTGGTAGCTGGCAGCTTCGTGGGTTTCCAGCTTCTTTTCTCCGTGGCCAGTCCTCTGCTCTCGTCCGCCACCTCGCAGGGTTATGGACGGCTGCCTCCCACCAAGCTCACCGAGTGGAACTCCAG GTTGGTGTCGACCGTGCACGCCCTGATCGTGGGTTTGTTCTGTTTGTACATCCTGTGGTTTGACGACGAGGTCAACGCCAACCCCGTCTG GGGTGAGCCCGGCCTCGTCAAGTTAAATGTAGCCATAACATGTGGCTACCTACTTTATG ACCTTGTGCTGCTAGCCTGTAACTGGAGCACAATGGGGGACAGCTTTTTCGTCTGTCACCACTTGGCGGCGCTGTACGCATATGGATACGTGCTG ACACGCGGCGTGCTTCCATACTTTGCCAACTTTCGACTCATCTCAGAGTTATCCACACCTTTTGTGAATCAAAG GTGGTTCTACGAGGCATTAAAGTACCCCCGCTCACACCGGCTGGTGGTATTAAACGGCATTGCCATGGCGGTGGTCTTCTTCCTGGTGCGCATCGCTGTCATGCCATCGTACTGGGCCAGCGTATTCGCCACGTTTGGCACTCAAGACTTTGAGCGGCTGGGTTTGGGCGCCCAGGTGGCATGGATCACCTCCTGTATCGCCCTGGATGTTTTGAACACTATCTGGATGTATAAGATCACTAAAGGTTGCTACAAAGTCATCACCGGGAAAGGAGGACGAAAGGTTAAGGAAGGTGCGGAGGCGTCGCCCTCCTCAGACAAGACGAAGCACATCAACAACCACACGGACTAA